One Deltaproteobacteria bacterium DNA window includes the following coding sequences:
- a CDS encoding amidase has protein sequence MSAALTGLGVAELQRLLGAREATAADVVQAHLARLEALDRHVHAFVAVTPAEALAAAAAADRALARGTAGALAGVPVAVKDLFAVRGLVRGNGSPAFAGDRPAAADATVVARLRAAGAVVLGTTHMHELAFGPTGVNAALGTPLNPWAADRVPGGSSSGSGAAVAARLVPAALGTDTGGSVRIPASFCGVTGLKPTYGRVSRAGVTPLAWTLDHVGPLARTVEDVALVLQAIAGHDPADPSSARVPVPDYRALLDRPLRGVRIGVARAFACELIEPEVAAAVETALADLGSAGAAVTDVALPSLEHANPALGATILAEAESALGALLGPRRARAGLELRVYLALGKMVAADHYLAAQRLRTRLYEEARAAFARADLLALPATPLVAPRPAELLVRLGSHELDAAQAITRFTAPFNLIGLPALALPCGFTSAGLPVGLQLVGPPFAEGRVLAAGHAYQRATHWHERRPPLC, from the coding sequence ATGAGCGCCGCGCTCACCGGGCTCGGCGTGGCGGAGCTCCAGCGGTTGCTCGGCGCGCGCGAGGCGACGGCTGCGGACGTCGTGCAGGCGCATCTCGCGCGTCTCGAGGCTCTCGATCGCCACGTGCACGCCTTCGTCGCGGTCACGCCGGCGGAGGCGCTCGCGGCGGCGGCCGCGGCCGACCGAGCGCTCGCCCGCGGGACGGCAGGCGCGCTCGCCGGCGTCCCCGTCGCGGTGAAGGACCTGTTCGCCGTGCGCGGGTTGGTGCGCGGCAACGGCAGCCCGGCCTTCGCGGGCGATCGGCCCGCGGCGGCCGATGCGACCGTGGTCGCCCGGCTCAGGGCCGCCGGGGCGGTCGTGCTCGGCACCACCCACATGCACGAGCTGGCCTTCGGCCCGACGGGCGTGAATGCGGCGCTCGGGACGCCGCTGAATCCGTGGGCGGCGGACCGCGTACCCGGCGGCTCGAGCAGCGGCTCCGGAGCGGCCGTCGCCGCGCGGCTCGTGCCGGCCGCGCTCGGGACCGACACCGGCGGGTCGGTGCGCATCCCGGCGAGCTTCTGTGGGGTGACCGGCCTCAAGCCCACCTACGGCCGGGTGAGCCGCGCCGGCGTCACGCCGCTCGCCTGGACGCTCGACCACGTCGGACCGCTGGCACGCACCGTCGAGGACGTGGCGCTCGTGCTGCAGGCCATCGCCGGCCACGATCCGGCCGACCCCTCGAGCGCCCGCGTGCCGGTCCCCGACTATCGGGCGCTCCTCGACCGCCCGCTCCGCGGCGTGCGGATCGGCGTGGCGCGCGCGTTCGCCTGCGAGCTGATCGAGCCCGAGGTCGCGGCGGCGGTCGAGACGGCGCTCGCCGACCTCGGTTCGGCGGGCGCGGCGGTGACCGACGTCGCGCTGCCGTCCCTCGAGCACGCCAACCCGGCGCTCGGCGCGACCATCCTGGCCGAGGCCGAGAGCGCGCTCGGAGCGCTGCTCGGGCCGCGGCGCGCGCGGGCCGGTCTCGAGCTGCGTGTCTACCTCGCGCTCGGCAAGATGGTCGCGGCGGACCACTATCTGGCTGCGCAACGCCTGCGGACGCGCCTCTACGAGGAGGCGCGCGCGGCCTTCGCACGCGCCGACCTGCTCGCGCTGCCGGCCACGCCCCTCGTCGCCCCGCGCCCGGCCGAGCTGCTCGTGCGCCTCGGCAGCCACGAGCTCGACGCCGCCCAGGCGATCACGCGCTTCACCGCGCCCTTCAACCTGATCGGGCTCCCGGCGCTCGCGCTGCCCTGCGGGTTCACGTCGGCCGGCCTGCCGGTCGGCCTCCAGCTGGTCGGTCCGCCGTTCGCCGAGGGACGGGTGCTCGCGGCCGGGCATGCGTACCAGCGCGCGACCCACTGGCACGAGCGTCGTCCGCCGCTGTGCTAG